Proteins encoded in a region of the Orcinus orca chromosome X, mOrcOrc1.1, whole genome shotgun sequence genome:
- the CD40LG gene encoding CD40 ligand translates to MIETYSQPSPRSVATGPPVSMKIFMYLLTVFLITQMIGSALFAVYLHRRLDKIEDERNLHEDFVFMKTIQRCSKGEGSLSLLNCEEIRSRFEDLVTGIMQSKEVKKKEKNFEMHKGDQDPQIAAHVISEASSKTASVLQWAPKGYYTLSTNLVTLENGKQLAVKRQGLYYIYAQVTFCSNRETSSQAPFIASLCLKSPGGSERILLRAANTHSSSKPCGQQSIHLGGVFELQPGASVFVNVTDPSQVSHGTGFTSFGLLKL, encoded by the exons ATGATCGAAACGTACAGCCAACCTTCTCCCCGCTCTGTGGCCACTGGACCACCCGTCAGTAtgaaaatttttatgtatttactgaCTGTTTTTCTTATCACCCAGATGATTGGGTCAGCGCTTTTTGCTGTGTATCTTCACAGAAGATTGGACAAG ATAGAAGATGAAAGGAATCTTCATGAAGATTTTGTGTTCATGAAAACGATACAGCGATGCAGCAAAGGAGAGGGGTCCTTATCATTACTGAACTGTGAGGAAATTCGAAGCCGGTTTGAAGACCTGGTCACG GGTATAATGCAAAGCAAAGaagtgaagaagaaagaaaaaaactttgaaatGCACAAAG GTGATCAGGATCCTCAGATCGCGGCACATGTCATCAGTGAGGCCAGTAGTAAAACAGCATCTG TTCTCCAGTGGGCCCCCAAAGGATACTACACCCTAAGCACCAACTTGGTAACCCTCGAAAACGGGAAACAGCTGGCCGTGAAAAGACAAGGACTCTATTACATCTACGCCCAAGTCACCTTCTGTTCCAATCGGGAAACTTCGAGTCAAGCTCCATTTATAGCCAGCCTCTGCCTAAAGTCCCCAGGTGGATCGGAGAGAATCTTACTGAGAGCTGCAAATACCCACAGTTCCTCCAAACCGTGCGGGCAGCAATCCATTCACTTGGGAGGAGTCTTTGAATTGCAACCGGGTGCTTCGGTGTTTGTCAACGTGACTGACCCAAGCCAAGTGAGCCACGGGACTGGCTTCACGTCGTTTGGCTTACTCAAGCTCTGA